TCCCCGATTTTAATGGGTTCGTAGAAACGTATTCCGCCAACATAAACGGTTACGGAATAATTTCCACTCCAAGTAGTCGCACACGCATAACCTGCCTGATCGATCCATTTCATTACGCTTCCTCCATGTACATTTCCTCCGTAGTTCACATCGGAAGGCTCTGAAATAAACTGAAAAGTGATAGGTTTATTCTCCATTTTTTTTAAATTTCAATAAAGATATTTAATAATTTTCAGAATCTCTTATTTAGCCTTAATTTTGAGGTTTAAAATTTAATTATGAAGAAAGTTTTTCACCTAAATACCTGCGATACTTGCAGAAAGATTTTAGCACAATTCGATTTATCAGATTGGGAAAAGAGAGAAATCAGAAAAGAACCGATCACGGAAGAGGAACTGGCTGAAATGTATGATAAAACAAAATCTTATGAAGCCTTATTTAGTAAGAAATCGACTCAGATAAAATTAAGAGAACTGGATGTGAAATCTTTGACAGAAAAAGATTTTAAAGAATTATTATTAGATCATTACACATTTTTGAAGCGTCCTGTTTTTATTACTGATAAAGAAATTTTCGTAGGAAATGATAAAAAGAATGTTGAGGCTTTGAGGGAGTTTTTTGGAGTTTAGTTAATTATCACCAGTTTTGAAATATAAATAAAACCTCATAGATTTTAAAACTAATGAGGTTTTTTCTTTTATGGTTCAATAATTTTACCAGTGGATATAAGTTCTGTAATGTCTGAGAAAGGACTATAATGATCAGCCGTCCATTCTCCATTTTTAAAAATAAATGAAATGTAGAAAGATAGTTCAACATTTTGGGTTATATACAAATTATCGCCTTCAGTAGGAGTGTATTCAAAATCAAAACAGTTCTCACAATTTAAGTTTAAGGTGATCCATTCAGCATTTAGACCATTGCCAATATCTTCGGTTGGAAAGATATACTGACCAATCATTGAATTGCTTTTGTCAACACCTATATGTTTCCACAAATGCCAAATATAAATTAAAGGAATACTGTCATTTTTTTTGTTAGGAATTTTAATAAGCTCTCCTTTTACTTTTTTATAAGTATCTTGTTGTCTATATTTTATCTTATCTCCATTACAAATACACAATTTTATACCTTTCGTAAAGTCGCACATTACATCTTTATTTTCAAATCAAATTTATAATTTTTCATAA
The sequence above is a segment of the Chryseobacterium sp. MYb264 genome. Coding sequences within it:
- a CDS encoding arsenate reductase family protein, encoding MKKVFHLNTCDTCRKILAQFDLSDWEKREIRKEPITEEELAEMYDKTKSYEALFSKKSTQIKLRELDVKSLTEKDFKELLLDHYTFLKRPVFITDKEIFVGNDKKNVEALREFFGV